The sequence below is a genomic window from Lolium perenne isolate Kyuss_39 chromosome 7, Kyuss_2.0, whole genome shotgun sequence.
atctgacaatttggcgggtcctctctggggtagcccaaaacaaagaaccatggtccagggaaagattaacaaggaggtttgtcctagcatttaccctctcttcctcggcagcagcatcagtaaaggcacctatcaaaacaaagaagtggaaacctttaagagacaatagcatgaagatgaaagatatcagaggatgaaacagcatacccgacatatctcgcaccggcttcattcattaattcgagcatgaaattttctcgagtagtcgccttttcagcctcggaagcagcaatttccttagcagccacggcctcgcgagcttgctggagagcaactttttcggcttcagataacttacgagattgctccatcatcacaagtgtttgcttcttcgcatactgaagttgttgtcgaagttcgtccagttcttgcgacaaggtatcgtcgacaggtgcagtatcagcaaaagctctcctcgcgcgagaagaagaaggcgaaacattggaaggagcggaagttggagtatagttatcaaatatcaactgaaatttaaacaggacaacatcaaacgacaagcaaagatagagtttttcattaatctctcggaataattacaagggcattacagtggagctaaggaaatacgtgtcgccaaatgattactttggcgacaagagcaaaagaaacagaaagaaaaacagaggcatgcaactagacctccggccttgacgagctaggagtcgacgctggcttaatcccgagataggccaagatcttcttcgtgttgggcttggctgccttgatcagcgacttccaccttgattgctctatttgctcggtgtcgccaactttcatccagtcaatagtctgtcgactttcagcaaccaaagcgacagtgttttcaacggcaaccttcatattctcttggcgcatcttcagtccaaggtcttccggcgtattgaacatcttggcaaggttgagaaaagtcgcgggctcctctttcttcgggaagaagtaggggaacaacgccgacaatactgcgttagcattcgacacaccttcacgaatctcggacccatgaagctccagataggaaagcgcgtcaaggagcgggtcatcgacaggattcgtcagatcaaactcctggtttgtttggactgtcaaggaaacaaagcattagtgaaaagacaagaaacaacgattctcataaagatagaagggatcagcaacattaccgaaagtgcggcgactctgagttttcaggcgcttgaggattccttcttcacgagaagcttgcgcagctttgtgctcatctaaggcaACTGTAGCAtcttcaagttttttctgcagttcctcgacaccagcagctttcgccttggcttcatcagcttcggccttggctttgctagcagcgagttcggctttcttgcgagccgcctcactttgctcaagttttcgagcaagtgcgtcggcgcgttcgttggcctctgcaagtttctctgtcgagatatggaaaaaagagagaagaaagatcaaaaatcgcgacaagcaacaggagtaaaaaatcaaggaaaaacagcaagtgtaaaagtcgttaccttcggctctattagcatattcacggtacccaataaattgggaaccaatgcggagaagatctttgatcataggctgttcaaggtgaacacagcaagagaaacatcggcatgaaaaagagaaaaggtgtgaaaaaacaaaataaggaaaatatagatgtcgacaagcttacatcatctaagagcgaactgcccaactgaggggcaggttcaacaatcttttcaacccttgtcctttttggtgaaggagcaagggggcttgatggtggagtagtggtgacgacgttttgttgaggaggcgaggtttcttctccctcaactagcgtgtctgaggcaagtacagtacgtgacgtgcttgtccgaggagccacgtcagtaattggtacttcttcctcgtcatcactgttggtcaaaaaatcggcagcataaaaagcaagacaggataaatatttcgagtacaaaaatagggagaaataaagacgacttacgagctgacgagggattcaacataaggatcggaagctaccttcggatgagaaggaacaacttcttcagccttagaggtgccagaatcctcggcatcagtccttttccttttgttctttggagaaacagcaggaggaagggattgcgtcgactcactggcttcaaactcaacttctttttcgtgagaagccgcagatttgtgagaacccgcgacttcactttcaggaatagaagaaccttgagtatcttcggcaacgatggcctgttcttcgacttctccaccctccggaagaggaggaagggaagtcatagtaggatggttctgtaaaaaatagtgaccaaaggaaaatcaaagagatgacaatacaatgagatgcagagaaagtgcggaacaagataaaaactcgggaagacaaaatacctcggggagtggattggcggagctgtacggttccacgcgacaagaggaaggaactgggtccttgcccaggcgagaaagtcttcgaaccaacttctccaagtccttggtggaaagatcaccggagattctgttggcgtcatttttaccagaatacgtccaaaggggatttttgcgagcctgaagaggctgcactctaatcctaaggaagtaggcagtgatttgaacaccagacagctctttgcctcgagtgttttgaagctggcgaatacgagacatcagtgcctctgtcgcctttttctcttcctcggaagcttcggcatcccaggagcggcggcgttgaattctggcacttccgtcgaaaggaattatgttgtgctcaacggagttggcgctttcttcgtgaatgtagagccactttttgcgccatccttggacagaatcaggaaatttgacgtcgaaatagtcgacatcagtacgaacacagataacaacgccacctatgttataagtgacgttgtgggagccattgcggcggaggcagaaaatgcgcttccacgtagcccaattgggagggattccgaggaagcattcgcaaagtgtgatgaaaatagaaatgtgaaggatggaattggggtcaACCGGTGcgcttgaatcccataaacgaaaagaaggccgcggaggaaatcgtgaattggggtcgaaaggccgcggattaggtgatcaacaaaactaacccggtactccattggaggcttggggtagctttcttcgctgggaaagcggatggcgtcctccttcttcatgaggccaagcctcttcagcatgttggtatcttggttggagattttggatctctcccactcaagatcctcggcggccatcttggattccggagtgctgtggcgagtcagacgcgcgcggtggcatcaacagcaatgggcaaagcaatgtatgagcgtgcggaagatcagagaaagttgggcgcaggggaagttttgcgaagaggaacaggtgagcggcgcaagcgaggggatgaacggaggttgaagaaaggtttatataagaatcgggtgaagcagtgtgccgttggatgaagaaatcgtgtggtgagaatagatcttctagatacaagggcaaaaaggtatttttactgagataggcgttaccgtacgagcgccagaaaaagcggaggacgtgtgtcccccacttgcatgacgtgtcaacgtggtggaagcaatggacccacagggcagaaaaaatcacgactattcgagaaggataaagtaaatttgattaagggaagcatgtcgacaagaaaaataaaagaagattggcgacaggaagaattattcaatacttcgggagcctttgatcaaaaacaagtttttgcccaaatgctcgggggctacttcgacagaaagtaaaatttcgagtatggcaatatagaaattgcgggagcctacaaccaagcacaagtccttggctgtagcctcgggggctactcccatcgggagcgctgttcgcgcacccgagagataaaaaaaaagagaagagaagaaagaaagagatcatattgggaaatattgacaatatagcgacaagatgGACTACaacgttgagcctacaaccaagcacaagttcttggttgtagcctcgaagctactcccatcgggaacgcggttcgcgtgcccgatgaaattatcaaatgaaaaatagaaaagtaagagagtatatttcgagttataattaactctacatatactcccatcgggagagcaatataagtcatatttgactcgataaaatgtgccattccaacagccggaaaagcactcgacaatatattctcagaacgccgaagttgcgatcaatttctgaacgcCGCAAATttgtgaaggtaagaccccatatccgttctgctgggcgtggcatcgccaaagactgcgctctgctacttttatccgtatcaacagatacgaagaaaaatcctaacggacgcgttaggtacccgataaatttgactgggactcgacagaatggtcagaccttaagcggcacctgtcgaagtttacaccagtatcccgagatcatgtccagggacgtgattttgaagtaggtttttgcggattgccactagagcagttaactagtacctgatccgtcagatgaactagccccaactaccagtatccctgtacaatatagaattttatgtgaagaaatataaaaaagttaaagctttcgagtaaaaataaacagtggagattttccctgactctacgattcaagcaaaatctcaggggctactgacataggcatcccaaatgggcctgccgaatatagtacccggggtttactgaaggcccactacccgaagaataagaagattcgagagcccaagatgtatttgaggaaaagatagagttgtaataggaagtgttatttgtaatctggcgggatgagttagaaaccgtcccggactctgtaaacttgtatagtacgaatccctcggctccacctcctatataaagggggagtcgagggacgaagaatcaatcgaatcattgtctgcaaaccctagttttcataatcgtcgagtacttttcggctgaaaccttcgagatctacttaccctctacttccaactaaaccctagcctacaatccataggcattgacaagttgataccttgtcactagggtttccaactcatggaATGCTCTAAGTGTGCCCTTGGGAAGCATCCGCCCCACTTTATATAGAGAGTGAGTGTGGGATTCACAACCCTTGCAGCCCACTCACTTGGGCCCTATATAGTCACTTGTGAGTCCAACTCACTTACTCAGTCTTGGTCTGGTTCGAGTCCAACTCAAACTGACTCCATTTCAGTCGGATCATATCCAACTAGCTCATGGCTCTTATGTTTGTGATCCTGCAGGTTTATGACCACTTAGACACGACTAGAGTTACCCATCCAAGTATCCCGTCATGGCTCCGAGTCTCACTCGCTTCCATCAATACTTGGTCTTAGGTCGATAATTGGTAGCGGCTCCTAGCAGAACGTGTCAGCTTCCAAGTGACGTAAAGTCATGACGACTAACCTTTCAATGTGACTTATGTCTAAGTCGTTTTTGCCTCACGATGTACCTTGTTAAGCTATAGGTGATTTGTCATCATCGTTTTAATTAATAGCTCAACTCTCTTCTCGATCCGTGATATGTGATTCACCCGACTAACCCTTAGTCGACCGCCTCGATTAACACTTAACCGAGACATGCATGGCCATGCTTTATGAATTATATCATCCAAGAGGAACCAGAGAATATCTCTCCAAGTGTAGGGGCAAAATCTCGTCTTGATTATCTATGTCACGCAGTTTATTTCTCAGTCGACCTAAACTCTGCCTTTATAACCGACTTCTTACAGAATAGGGTTTGATAGAACCTCGACCGATCCACAACTCGGATCATGCAATAGCCTCAGGTCTAAAGCTTAAATTGATTGAGACATGCAAATGGCGACTTTGCTCGTTGCGTCTCACTGTGGATTAGTCCGACTCGCTGAACACTTTAGCCGAGTCTGTGTAAGTCAAATTAGCATCACCATGTCTACGACAAGTGGAACAACGTCATCAGCTAACTTGCACATTAGTCTAAGTCGTATGTCCAACACAACCTCGATGACTAAGGACAAATTAGCATGAACAACATAAGCATATAGTTCCACAAACGAATCATGTATTCGATGAAATATATAAGAGTTCATACAAGGACAACCTTACTTTACGAATATATTAGG
It includes:
- the LOC139833971 gene encoding uncharacterized protein; the protein is MTWREYEALRNEMRREFGEQGQKLNDDIGNVTKTLDTINETVNTIQVQVMDIQRSIQVLQLAVENLTQQQQQHEDEDADLEEQPTARGIGRGNSGRGFVELGEKLAEANERADALARKLEQSEAARKKAELAASKAKAEADEAKAKAAGVEELQKKLEDATVALDEHKAAQASREEGILKRLKTQSRRTFVQTNQEFDLTNPVDDPLLDALSYLELHGSEIREGVSNANAVLSALFPYFFPKKEEPATFLNLAKMFNTPEDLGLKMRQENMKVAVENTVALVAESRQTIDWMKVGDTEQIEQSRWKSLIKAAKPNTKKILAYLGIKPASTPSSSRPEV